The Aeromicrobium yanjiei genome includes a region encoding these proteins:
- a CDS encoding ABC transporter permease: MTVAETAAVVPAPRVGRSAHPWVRFALRRLGRLAVSLWVLVTAAFLMIHLIPGDPVRGALGSTATPELVEAKRESLGLNDPLWAQYAHYLKGLFSGDFGTSLISQTATSDVIAQRLPATLALAALGFLLAIAVAVPLGVAAGVLTRRGHGRRTELGFTTTSVVLGTIPDFMVGVALVYVFGVRLDLLPVAGNDTAAAYVLPVISLAIGPAAILARIIRIEMVTTLQADFIRTARAKRLPSSRVYLSHALPNALTAALTLSGLLLGSMVAGTVLVENVFAWPGLGSTIVSSILNKDYPVVQGIILMYGIGVLLINTLVDIALALLDPRSLIRED, from the coding sequence GTGACCGTCGCCGAGACCGCAGCGGTCGTGCCGGCCCCACGGGTGGGGAGGTCTGCCCACCCGTGGGTCCGGTTCGCCCTGCGTCGCCTCGGACGTCTGGCGGTCTCCCTGTGGGTGCTGGTCACCGCGGCGTTCTTGATGATCCACCTGATCCCGGGCGATCCGGTGCGAGGCGCCCTGGGCTCGACCGCGACCCCCGAGCTGGTCGAGGCCAAGCGTGAGTCGCTCGGCCTGAACGACCCGCTGTGGGCGCAGTACGCCCACTACCTCAAGGGCCTGTTCAGCGGCGACTTCGGGACCTCGCTGATCTCGCAGACCGCGACCTCGGACGTCATCGCACAGCGGCTGCCCGCCACGCTGGCCCTCGCGGCGCTCGGCTTCCTGCTCGCGATCGCGGTGGCCGTCCCGCTCGGCGTCGCTGCGGGGGTGCTGACCCGTCGGGGTCACGGCCGGCGCACCGAGCTGGGCTTCACCACGACCAGCGTCGTCCTCGGCACGATCCCGGACTTCATGGTGGGCGTCGCTCTCGTCTACGTCTTCGGCGTGCGCCTGGACCTCCTGCCGGTCGCGGGCAACGACACCGCGGCGGCGTACGTGCTGCCGGTCATCTCCCTGGCGATCGGTCCGGCGGCGATCCTGGCCCGGATCATCCGCATCGAGATGGTGACGACGCTCCAGGCGGACTTCATCCGCACGGCGCGCGCCAAGCGCCTGCCGTCCTCGCGGGTCTACCTCTCGCACGCCCTGCCCAATGCCCTCACGGCGGCGCTCACCCTCTCGGGCCTGCTGCTCGGCTCGATGGTCGCCGGGACGGTGCTGGTCGAGAACGTGTTCGCGTGGCCCGGTCTCGGCAGCACGATCGTGTCGTCGATCCTCAACAAGGACTACCCCGTCGTGCAGGGCATCATCTTGATGTACGGCATCGGCGTCCTGCTCATCAACACCCTCGTCGACATCGCCCTGGCGCTGCTCGACCCGCGCTCCCTGATCAGGGAGGACTGA
- a CDS encoding M20 family metallopeptidase yields the protein MDLSELVADTREMVECESPSADLDAVARSAEVVARVGERRLGVAPERIVLEGRTHLRWRLGTGPSRVLLVGHHDTVWAMGSLASHPCTVEGDVLRGPGCFDMKTGLAMAFHAAAGQDGVTVLVTGDEELGSPSSRGLIEQEARLAEAALVLEGAAPGGALKSERKGVSLYDVAVHGRAAHAGLEPERGVNATLELAHQALAVALLGDTGLGTTVTPTAARAGLTTNTIPADGVFAVDVRVRSLAEQDRVDAAMRSLAPVLDGATTHVTGGPNRPPLEHAASADLLERVRAIAERLGQPVVPAAAVGGASDGNFTAGVGTPTLDGLGAIGGGAHADDEHVLVDRILDRTQLVRSLVAELLAAPTTLAGSAHWSRP from the coding sequence ATGGACCTCTCCGAGCTGGTCGCCGACACCCGCGAGATGGTCGAGTGCGAGTCGCCCTCGGCGGATCTCGACGCGGTGGCCCGGTCGGCCGAGGTCGTCGCGCGGGTGGGCGAGCGCCGGCTGGGCGTGGCCCCCGAGCGGATCGTGCTCGAGGGGCGTACGCACCTGCGCTGGCGGCTCGGCACAGGGCCGTCGCGGGTGCTCCTGGTCGGCCACCACGACACGGTGTGGGCCATGGGCTCGCTCGCGAGCCATCCCTGCACGGTCGAGGGTGACGTCCTGCGCGGGCCCGGCTGCTTCGACATGAAGACGGGACTCGCGATGGCCTTCCACGCTGCCGCGGGCCAGGACGGCGTCACCGTGCTGGTCACGGGCGACGAGGAGCTCGGCTCGCCATCGTCGCGTGGGCTGATCGAGCAGGAGGCCCGGCTCGCGGAGGCCGCACTCGTCCTGGAGGGCGCCGCACCCGGCGGCGCCCTGAAGTCCGAGCGCAAGGGCGTCTCGCTCTACGACGTGGCGGTGCACGGGCGGGCCGCCCACGCGGGGCTCGAGCCCGAGCGCGGGGTCAACGCGACCCTCGAGCTCGCGCACCAGGCGCTCGCGGTCGCGCTGCTCGGCGACACCGGCCTCGGGACCACCGTCACCCCCACCGCGGCGCGTGCGGGTCTCACGACCAACACGATCCCGGCCGACGGCGTCTTCGCGGTCGACGTCCGGGTCCGCAGCCTCGCCGAGCAGGACCGCGTCGACGCCGCAATGCGCTCGCTGGCCCCGGTGCTCGACGGTGCGACCACGCACGTGACGGGCGGCCCCAACAGACCGCCGCTGGAGCACGCCGCCTCCGCCGACCTGCTCGAACGGGTCCGGGCGATCGCCGAGCGGCTCGGACAGCCGGTCGTCCCCGCGGCCGCGGTCGGCGGAGCCTCCGACGGCAACTTCACCGCAGGGGTGGGCACCCCGACCCTCGACGGGCTCGGCGCGATCGGCGGCGGCGCCCACGCCGACGACGAGCACGTGCTCGTCGACCGCATCCTCGACCGGACCCAGCTGGTCCGTTCCCTCGTCGCCGAGCTCCTGGCGGCACCCACCACACTCGCCGGCTCGGCCCACTGGAGCCGACCATGA
- a CDS encoding serine hydrolase — protein MTRRMRIDDLTALAVPSQPVLSPDGSQVAYVLRTLDTRHDRSHDELWIVPTSGGGPRRLTGGPQDSVPVWSPDGSRLAFLRAGQVHLLDAGGGEPVPLTQLAGGAGAPVWSPDGERIAFAAPVDPTDGTGPLVASRLDYQSDGAGMYGPIRHQLHVVDLGSGECRQVTDGPEHAGQPAWAPDGRALAFTRRIGADSDLTFRTAVHLLDVDDPRGTPRVVGSDAGVAGTVAYDRDGRHLLVVGHPGDPVGHQHLLRVPLDGGEPVSLTAGLDRNVMPGATAYPGGRPQRDDRGRLLFCLRDRGCTHVWALDDPDAPEGRPVLAGEDRVVSGLSVVGGTAVVALTTSTSYGEIVALDLATGEGSVLTDHGASLAGVELFSPEPRSFSISDGTTVQGWLLRDHERTGPRPLLLDVHGGPHNAWNGAADEMHAYHQELVARGWSVLLVNPRGSDGYGEAFFDGVNGAWGVADASDFLEPIDALVAEGLVDPDRLAVTGYSYGGFMTAWLTGNDDRFKAGVAGGVVSDLVSEFGTADDGIFLSTYELGGAPWDDPERYAAMSPLSHVTNVTTPTLVLHGLADLTCPVGQAQQWHSALRSRGVPTELVLYPGASHAFILVGPPSQRLDYAHRVVDWVEQHVVRGGRARLDVAHWERRLRALADRYGVPGAQLGILRLDEDGTEEVVVASHGVLNIDTHAPVTEESIFQIGSITKVWTATVVMQLVDEGLADLDAPVVEIVPDLRLSDPEVTKQVTLRHLLNHTSGIDGDVFTDTGRGDDCLEKYVGLLGNEAQNHPLGVTWSYCNSGFSVLGLVIERLTGTTWDQALRDRLFTPLGMQRAITLPEDALLHAAAVGHVTVDGRKQVAPMWQLPRSIGPAGLVTARVADVLAFARMHMLGGLAPDGERILSEASAAAMTAHQADLPDKHSLGDSWGLGWIRFGWDGQRLYGHDGNTIGQSAFLRVLPEAGLAVSLLTNSDGARDLYEALYREILADLAGVTMPRPIAPPEPPVEHDITPYVGRYERSSVVMEVLVADGEPRLRTTVVGPLAEMVADPVDEHALVPYAPNIFLTKPPEAETWFPVTFFELPTGERYLHFGVRATPRVG, from the coding sequence ATGACCCGACGCATGCGCATCGACGACCTCACCGCCCTCGCGGTGCCGTCGCAGCCGGTCCTGTCACCTGACGGATCACAGGTCGCGTACGTCCTGCGGACCCTCGACACCCGGCACGACCGCAGCCACGACGAGCTGTGGATCGTGCCCACGTCCGGTGGCGGCCCCCGTCGGCTGACCGGCGGCCCGCAGGACTCGGTCCCGGTGTGGAGCCCGGACGGCTCACGGCTCGCGTTCCTGCGTGCCGGCCAGGTGCACCTGCTGGACGCCGGCGGCGGGGAGCCCGTGCCGTTGACGCAGCTTGCCGGCGGAGCCGGCGCGCCGGTGTGGAGCCCGGACGGAGAGCGGATCGCCTTCGCCGCCCCGGTCGACCCGACGGACGGCACCGGACCCCTCGTCGCAAGCCGCCTGGACTACCAGAGCGACGGCGCCGGCATGTACGGCCCGATCCGGCACCAGCTGCACGTCGTCGACCTCGGCTCGGGGGAGTGCCGCCAGGTCACCGACGGCCCCGAGCACGCGGGCCAGCCCGCCTGGGCACCCGACGGCCGGGCGCTCGCGTTCACCCGCCGGATCGGCGCCGACAGCGACCTGACCTTCCGCACCGCGGTGCACCTGCTGGACGTCGACGACCCGCGCGGCACCCCGCGGGTCGTCGGCTCCGACGCGGGCGTCGCGGGCACGGTCGCGTACGACCGCGACGGCCGGCACCTGCTCGTCGTGGGCCACCCGGGCGATCCGGTCGGCCACCAGCACCTGCTGCGCGTGCCGCTCGACGGGGGCGAGCCGGTCAGCCTCACCGCGGGGCTGGACCGCAACGTCATGCCGGGCGCAACCGCGTACCCGGGCGGCCGCCCGCAGCGCGACGACCGCGGCCGTCTCCTGTTCTGCCTGCGCGACCGAGGCTGCACGCACGTGTGGGCCCTCGACGACCCGGACGCTCCGGAGGGGCGGCCCGTGCTCGCGGGCGAGGACCGCGTCGTGTCCGGCCTGTCGGTCGTCGGCGGCACCGCGGTCGTCGCGCTCACCACCTCGACGTCGTACGGCGAGATCGTCGCCCTCGACCTCGCGACCGGCGAGGGGTCCGTGCTCACCGACCACGGCGCTTCCCTCGCGGGGGTCGAGCTGTTCAGCCCGGAACCGCGCTCGTTCTCGATCAGCGACGGGACGACGGTGCAGGGATGGCTGCTGCGCGACCACGAGCGGACCGGTCCCCGGCCCCTGCTGCTCGACGTGCACGGCGGCCCCCACAACGCGTGGAACGGTGCGGCCGACGAGATGCACGCGTACCACCAGGAGCTGGTCGCCCGTGGGTGGTCGGTGCTGCTGGTCAACCCGCGCGGCAGCGACGGCTACGGGGAGGCGTTCTTCGACGGGGTCAACGGCGCCTGGGGCGTGGCCGACGCGAGCGACTTCCTCGAGCCGATCGACGCGCTGGTCGCGGAGGGCCTCGTGGACCCGGACCGGCTCGCGGTCACGGGCTACAGCTACGGCGGCTTCATGACCGCCTGGCTCACCGGCAACGACGACCGGTTCAAGGCCGGCGTCGCGGGGGGCGTCGTGAGCGACCTGGTCAGCGAGTTCGGCACGGCGGACGACGGGATCTTCCTCAGCACGTACGAGCTCGGGGGCGCGCCGTGGGACGACCCGGAGCGCTATGCGGCGATGTCGCCGCTGAGCCACGTGACCAACGTGACGACGCCGACCCTCGTCCTGCACGGGCTCGCGGACCTGACCTGCCCCGTGGGCCAGGCGCAGCAGTGGCACAGCGCGCTGCGCTCACGAGGCGTGCCCACCGAGCTCGTCCTCTACCCGGGCGCCTCCCACGCGTTCATCCTGGTCGGGCCGCCGTCGCAGCGTCTCGACTACGCCCACCGGGTCGTGGACTGGGTCGAGCAGCACGTCGTCCGCGGGGGCCGGGCCCGCCTCGACGTGGCCCACTGGGAGCGGCGTCTGCGCGCGCTCGCGGACCGCTACGGCGTCCCCGGCGCCCAGCTCGGCATCCTGCGGCTCGACGAGGACGGCACGGAGGAGGTCGTTGTCGCGTCCCACGGCGTGCTCAACATCGACACCCATGCGCCGGTGACGGAGGAGTCGATCTTCCAGATCGGCTCGATCACCAAGGTGTGGACCGCGACGGTCGTCATGCAGCTGGTCGACGAGGGTCTCGCCGATCTCGATGCGCCGGTCGTCGAGATCGTCCCGGACCTGCGGCTGTCCGATCCCGAGGTGACCAAGCAGGTCACCCTGCGCCACCTGCTCAACCACACGAGCGGTATCGACGGCGACGTGTTCACCGACACCGGCCGCGGCGACGACTGCCTCGAGAAGTACGTCGGGCTGCTCGGCAACGAGGCGCAGAACCATCCGCTCGGGGTCACCTGGTCGTACTGCAACTCCGGCTTCTCGGTGCTGGGGCTCGTCATCGAGCGGCTCACCGGCACGACCTGGGACCAGGCGCTGCGCGACCGGCTGTTCACGCCGCTCGGGATGCAGCGCGCGATCACGCTGCCCGAGGACGCACTGCTGCACGCCGCCGCGGTCGGCCACGTGACGGTCGACGGCCGCAAGCAGGTCGCCCCGATGTGGCAGCTGCCGCGCTCGATCGGCCCCGCGGGCCTGGTGACGGCGCGCGTCGCGGACGTCCTGGCGTTCGCCCGCATGCACATGCTGGGCGGGCTCGCCCCCGACGGGGAGCGGATCCTCAGCGAGGCGTCCGCTGCCGCGATGACCGCGCACCAGGCCGATCTCCCCGACAAGCACTCCCTCGGTGACTCGTGGGGCCTGGGCTGGATCCGCTTCGGCTGGGACGGTCAGCGCCTCTACGGCCACGACGGCAACACGATCGGCCAGTCCGCGTTCCTGCGCGTCCTGCCCGAGGCGGGCCTGGCCGTGAGCCTGCTGACCAACAGCGACGGCGCGCGTGACCTCTACGAGGCGCTGTACCGCGAGATCCTGGCCGACCTGGCCGGCGTGACGATGCCCCGCCCGATCGCTCCGCCCGAGCCACCGGTCGAGCACGACATCACCCCGTACGTCGGACGCTACGAGAGGTCGTCGGTGGTGATGGAGGTGCTGGTCGCCGACGGCGAGCCCCGTCTGCGGACCACGGTCGTCGGACCGCTCGCGGAGATGGTCGCGGACCCGGTCGACGAGCACGCCCTGGTGCCGTACGCCCCGAACATCTTCCTGACCAAGCCGCCGGAGGCCGAGACCTGGTTCCCGGTGACGTTCTTCGAGCTGCCGACGGGCGAGCGCTACCTGCACTTCGGTGTCCGCGCGACGCCGCGGGTCGGCTGA
- a CDS encoding ABC transporter ATP-binding protein produces the protein MSELRFEDVTVRYGGTTAVDGVSLVVPSGAIVGLVGESGSGKSTLARAAVGLAPVESGRILLDGEPVPVRGRRRPVQMIFQDPFSSLDPRMSIGESVAEAVPRGVGRRERRAEVARLLDLVHIGAVRSDARPSEMSGGQRQRVALARALAARPAVVVADEITSALDVSIQGTVLNLVRELQAELGLSILFISHNLAVVRYVAAQVAVMHRGTIVEQGPTDRVLATPSHDYTRDLLAAVPGRTRRRSPQ, from the coding sequence GTGAGCGAGCTGCGATTCGAGGACGTGACGGTCCGCTACGGCGGGACGACCGCCGTGGACGGCGTCAGCCTGGTGGTGCCCTCGGGGGCGATCGTGGGTCTGGTGGGCGAGTCCGGCTCGGGCAAGTCGACCCTCGCCCGCGCAGCCGTCGGCCTGGCGCCGGTCGAGAGCGGCCGGATCCTGCTCGACGGAGAGCCCGTGCCCGTACGCGGTCGGCGCCGGCCCGTGCAGATGATCTTCCAGGACCCGTTCTCCTCCCTCGACCCGCGGATGAGCATCGGCGAGAGCGTCGCCGAGGCGGTGCCGCGGGGTGTGGGTCGCCGCGAGCGTCGCGCGGAGGTCGCGCGCCTGCTCGACCTGGTCCACATCGGCGCGGTCCGCTCCGACGCCCGGCCCTCCGAGATGTCCGGTGGCCAGCGCCAGCGGGTCGCCCTGGCCCGCGCCCTCGCGGCGCGCCCCGCGGTCGTCGTCGCGGACGAGATCACGTCCGCACTGGACGTCTCGATCCAGGGGACCGTGCTCAACCTGGTGCGCGAGCTCCAGGCCGAGCTGGGCCTGTCGATCCTGTTCATCTCCCACAACCTCGCGGTCGTGCGCTACGTCGCGGCGCAGGTGGCGGTCATGCACCGCGGAACGATCGTCGAGCAGGGCCCGACGGACCGGGTGCTCGCGACTCCCTCCCACGACTACACCCGCGACCTGCTGGCCGCGGTCCCCGGCCGAACCCGACGAAGGAGTCCTCAATGA
- a CDS encoding ABC transporter substrate-binding protein gives MKLIPTTVGLCLTASVLAACGGGGSGGGKDDAEIVDGGTFTMALNADPGNLDPHSSVSSALFSISQLSYDHLFNTNFDDGTIESGLASKWDVKGKTVTATLAEGVTCSDGSELKASDVVANFDYIADPKNESPLLGAFLPAGATSKADDTARTVTITLAAPAPFVLQGLSNIAIVCADGLKDRTALAKTSAGTGPYELTKAEPGNQYTYSIRDGYTWGPDGATTATKGMPDTIVMKIVENESTAANLLLSDGLNGAIVSGTDRKRLDAANLTTYDTATLTGEQWYNQTKGRPTVDPKVRLALTQALDLAELQKVLTGGSGKPATTFAALDPVACPGDSVSGALPKQDVDAAKAVLSAADLPDLTFVYNPASGSGVSAAAELAVEQWKAAGVTVKAKSQNVTAIQETVFGTGNWDIAWLPVNVNSPDQLVPFLSGPSTPDGTNFANITNDDYEAGVQKASAMNGQEGCETWLEAESALVEAADVIPFANSIGKAYRAKATFDYPGQMVPTSIRMLAN, from the coding sequence ATGAAACTGATCCCGACAACCGTGGGGCTGTGTCTGACCGCGTCCGTCCTGGCGGCGTGCGGCGGTGGAGGATCCGGCGGCGGCAAGGACGACGCCGAGATCGTCGACGGCGGCACGTTCACGATGGCGCTGAACGCCGATCCGGGGAACCTGGATCCGCACTCCTCGGTCTCGAGCGCACTGTTCAGCATCAGCCAGCTGTCGTACGACCACCTGTTCAACACCAACTTCGACGACGGCACGATCGAGTCGGGCCTGGCCTCGAAGTGGGACGTCAAGGGCAAGACCGTGACCGCGACCCTGGCCGAGGGGGTCACCTGCTCGGACGGCAGCGAGCTCAAGGCCTCCGACGTCGTGGCCAACTTCGACTACATCGCGGACCCCAAGAACGAGAGCCCCCTGCTCGGGGCGTTCCTGCCGGCGGGCGCGACCTCCAAGGCCGACGACACGGCGCGCACCGTGACGATCACGCTCGCCGCGCCGGCGCCCTTCGTGCTGCAGGGCCTGTCGAACATCGCGATCGTGTGTGCGGACGGCCTGAAGGACCGCACCGCGCTGGCCAAGACCTCCGCCGGAACCGGCCCCTACGAGCTGACCAAGGCGGAGCCGGGAAACCAGTACACGTACTCGATCCGCGACGGCTACACGTGGGGACCCGACGGCGCGACCACCGCGACCAAGGGGATGCCCGACACGATCGTCATGAAGATCGTCGAGAACGAGTCGACCGCCGCGAACCTGCTGCTGTCGGACGGCCTCAACGGGGCGATCGTGAGCGGCACGGATCGCAAGCGCCTCGACGCGGCGAACCTCACGACGTACGACACCGCGACCCTCACCGGTGAGCAGTGGTACAACCAGACGAAGGGCCGGCCCACGGTCGACCCGAAGGTGCGCCTCGCCCTGACCCAGGCGCTCGACCTGGCCGAGCTGCAGAAGGTCCTGACCGGCGGGAGCGGCAAGCCGGCGACGACCTTCGCGGCCCTCGACCCGGTCGCGTGCCCCGGGGACTCGGTCTCCGGCGCCCTGCCGAAGCAGGACGTCGACGCGGCCAAGGCCGTGCTCTCGGCTGCGGACCTGCCCGATCTCACGTTCGTCTACAACCCCGCGAGCGGCAGCGGCGTCAGCGCCGCGGCCGAGCTCGCGGTGGAGCAGTGGAAGGCCGCAGGGGTCACGGTCAAGGCCAAGAGCCAGAACGTGACGGCGATCCAGGAGACGGTCTTCGGGACCGGCAACTGGGACATCGCGTGGCTGCCGGTCAACGTCAACAGCCCTGATCAGCTGGTCCCGTTCCTGTCGGGCCCGTCCACGCCGGACGGCACGAACTTCGCGAACATCACGAACGACGACTACGAGGCCGGCGTCCAGAAGGCGTCCGCGATGAACGGCCAGGAGGGCTGCGAGACGTGGCTCGAGGCCGAGTCGGCGCTGGTCGAGGCAGCGGACGTGATCCCGTTCGCGAACTCGATCGGCAAGGCGTACCGCGCCAAGGCGACGTTCGACTACCCCGGCCAGATGGTGCCCACGAGCATCCGGATGCTGGCGAACTGA
- a CDS encoding dipeptide/oligopeptide/nickel ABC transporter permease/ATP-binding protein — MSRSQQTSGRFLAVLRTPLGLATAALTVLILALAVVAPILWSDAAGAVDTDDILAGPSADHWAGTDNLGRDIIYRTLVATRLSIELALSATAIAVAVGLVLGTAPLVLGRRAGRVVVAGVNIAVAFPGLLLALFFAVVFGIGATGAVLAIGMAGAPSFARLVQTLVAGVASRDYVAAARIAGVGRFRVLLRHVLPNVAEPLIVNATIGAGNALLAFAGLSFLGLGVQAPAYDWGRLLFDGVGSLYVNPGAALAPGLAVLIAGLAFNLFGESLAKVVGVSTGVPLPGSRRPVPAPVRSASDHDRVDRPRSEDDLVLDVRGLEVAFPGPAGPVRPVRGVSFGVRRGESVGIVGESGSGKSLTALAVSRLIDDPGRVEADRVRFLDEDLLGPDTTAQRRVLGTSMAMVFQDPMTSFNPTRRIGAQLAEVSRHHHGLDKKQALARAVDRLAAVRISEPERRARQFPHEFSGGMRQRAMIGMGVMGSPALIIADEPTTALDVTVQQQVLDLLAAIRRDDDVALVLISHDVTVVADVCDRVLVMYAGQIVEDLPASELTTAAQHPYTRALVAAVPSMDTDLDEPLPVIPGRPVDPADVPPGCPYSARCPLATERCLTEDPPLLAHAAGRVACWHAGESIVLEPTRTDVL, encoded by the coding sequence ATGAGCCGCAGCCAGCAGACGAGTGGCCGCTTCCTCGCGGTGCTGCGCACCCCGCTCGGCCTGGCCACGGCCGCGCTCACGGTGCTGATCCTCGCGCTGGCGGTCGTCGCCCCCATCCTGTGGAGCGATGCGGCCGGGGCGGTCGACACCGACGACATCCTCGCCGGACCGAGCGCAGATCACTGGGCGGGCACCGACAACCTCGGCCGCGACATCATCTACCGCACACTCGTCGCGACTCGGCTGTCGATCGAGCTCGCCCTCAGCGCCACCGCGATCGCGGTCGCGGTCGGCCTGGTGCTCGGCACCGCACCGCTCGTCCTCGGACGTCGTGCGGGCCGGGTGGTCGTCGCGGGCGTCAACATCGCGGTCGCCTTCCCCGGCCTGCTGCTCGCGCTGTTCTTCGCGGTGGTGTTCGGCATCGGCGCGACCGGCGCGGTGCTGGCCATCGGCATGGCCGGTGCGCCGTCGTTCGCCCGCCTCGTGCAGACCCTCGTCGCGGGGGTCGCGTCGCGTGACTACGTCGCGGCCGCCCGGATCGCGGGTGTCGGACGCTTCCGCGTGCTGCTGCGGCACGTGCTCCCCAACGTCGCCGAGCCCTTGATCGTCAACGCCACGATCGGCGCGGGCAATGCGCTGCTCGCATTCGCGGGGCTGTCCTTCCTCGGACTCGGCGTCCAGGCACCCGCGTACGACTGGGGCCGGCTCCTGTTCGACGGCGTGGGGTCGCTGTACGTCAATCCGGGCGCCGCGCTCGCTCCCGGGCTCGCGGTGCTGATCGCGGGTCTGGCCTTCAACCTGTTCGGCGAGTCGCTCGCGAAGGTCGTGGGCGTCTCGACGGGCGTCCCGCTCCCGGGGAGCCGTCGGCCCGTGCCGGCGCCGGTGCGCTCGGCGTCCGACCACGATCGCGTCGACCGGCCGAGGAGCGAGGACGATCTCGTGCTCGACGTCCGGGGTCTCGAGGTCGCGTTCCCCGGCCCGGCTGGTCCGGTTCGCCCGGTTCGGGGCGTCAGCTTCGGCGTGCGGCGCGGCGAGTCGGTCGGCATCGTGGGCGAGTCCGGCTCCGGCAAGTCGCTGACCGCGCTGGCCGTGTCACGCCTGATAGACGATCCGGGACGGGTCGAGGCCGATCGCGTCCGCTTCCTCGACGAGGACCTCCTGGGTCCCGACACGACGGCCCAGCGCCGGGTGCTGGGGACGTCGATGGCGATGGTGTTCCAGGACCCCATGACCTCGTTCAACCCGACCCGGCGGATCGGTGCCCAGCTCGCCGAGGTCTCCCGGCACCACCACGGCCTGGACAAGAAGCAGGCCCTCGCCCGTGCGGTCGACCGGCTCGCGGCGGTGCGCATCTCCGAGCCCGAGCGGCGGGCGCGCCAGTTCCCGCACGAGTTCTCCGGTGGGATGCGCCAGCGCGCGATGATCGGCATGGGCGTGATGGGCAGCCCTGCGCTGATCATCGCCGACGAGCCCACCACAGCCCTCGACGTGACGGTCCAGCAGCAGGTCCTGGACCTGCTCGCGGCGATCCGGCGGGACGACGACGTGGCGCTCGTGCTCATCAGCCACGACGTGACCGTGGTCGCCGACGTCTGTGACCGCGTGCTGGTGATGTACGCCGGCCAGATCGTGGAGGACCTGCCCGCCTCGGAGCTGACGACCGCGGCCCAGCACCCCTACACCCGTGCGCTCGTCGCCGCGGTGCCGTCGATGGACACGGACCTGGACGAGCCGCTGCCGGTGATCCCGGGACGCCCCGTGGACCCCGCCGACGTGCCGCCCGGGTGCCCGTACTCGGCCCGGTGCCCCCTCGCGACCGAGCGCTGCCTCACGGAGGACCCGCCGCTGCTGGCCCACGCGGCCGGGCGGGTCGCGTGCTGGCACGCCGGTGAGTCGATCGTGCTGGAGCCGACGAGGACGGACGTCCTGTGA
- a CDS encoding GNAT family N-acetyltransferase produces the protein MTTAALDPQLDADRTADAAASAARVLIREVVDLPELEQVLDLYARIWGREANPPLTLELLRAFTKAGNYVGGAFASDGRLVGACVGFFHAPADDALHSHIAGVDSTMVDRHVGFALKLHQRAWALGRGVSDVAWTFDPLVSRNAYFNLVKLAARPVEYLPNFYGPMDDSINGADETDRLLVRWSLTDPAVELACSGGATSSVVADELAAGALTALGMDADGAPVRGRLDGATSLVAVPREISLLRASDPALARRWRLEVRDVLGGLLADGARITGFDKQGWYVVRRGL, from the coding sequence GTGACCACAGCCGCCCTTGACCCCCAGCTGGACGCCGATCGCACGGCCGACGCGGCAGCGTCCGCGGCCCGTGTGCTGATCCGCGAGGTCGTCGACCTCCCCGAGCTCGAGCAGGTGCTCGACCTGTACGCGCGCATCTGGGGGCGGGAGGCCAATCCGCCGCTGACCCTCGAGCTGTTGCGGGCGTTCACGAAGGCGGGCAACTACGTCGGCGGTGCCTTCGCGAGTGACGGTCGACTCGTCGGCGCATGCGTGGGCTTCTTCCACGCTCCCGCCGACGACGCGCTGCACAGCCACATCGCGGGGGTCGACAGCACGATGGTCGACCGCCACGTGGGATTCGCCCTCAAGCTGCACCAACGTGCGTGGGCGCTCGGCCGGGGCGTCTCCGACGTCGCGTGGACGTTCGACCCGCTCGTGAGCCGCAATGCGTACTTCAACCTGGTCAAGCTCGCAGCACGCCCGGTCGAGTACCTGCCCAACTTCTACGGGCCCATGGACGACTCGATCAACGGGGCCGACGAGACCGACCGCCTGCTGGTGCGATGGAGCCTGACCGATCCCGCGGTCGAGCTGGCCTGCTCCGGGGGCGCCACCTCGTCCGTGGTCGCCGACGAGCTCGCCGCCGGTGCGCTCACGGCGCTCGGCATGGACGCGGACGGCGCCCCGGTGCGCGGGCGTCTTGACGGCGCGACCTCCCTGGTCGCCGTGCCGCGCGAGATCAGCCTGCTCCGAGCGTCCGATCCCGCGCTGGCCCGCAGGTGGCGGCTCGAGGTGCGCGACGTGCTGGGCGGGCTGCTGGCCGACGGAGCGCGCATCACGGGCTTCGACAAACAAGGCTGGTACGTCGTGAGGAGGGGGCTGTGA